Proteins encoded in a region of the Pelobates fuscus isolate aPelFus1 chromosome 11, aPelFus1.pri, whole genome shotgun sequence genome:
- the VSIG2 gene encoding V-set and immunoglobulin domain-containing protein 2 produces MEDRNMLLKSLLLVITGLVLHQDPVNSVTVTIRENVVVGKAGASVTLPCSYSTSVGTNFNVQWKFAPGNTLPSNGNQIYYYSNGGSYKPGSQADRLTIVHNPPTSGDASIQLSNIRASDNGSYACEVNNPPDFSGTGSGIVQLTVLTPPGSPSCQMSGSPIAGSDVTLQCSSSGGNPPPIYSWIFVGSKTPLLPGMMENQRTGALLLTNLSQSISGSYRCTATNELGQATCDLSISVTSSSNSGAIAGAVIGVLLALLLIAAIVIYFLRYRKKQRKVPRPEYRGSEIREDATSPVLHEDRRGPQTDSILHDTRDRDENIVI; encoded by the exons ATGGAGGATCGGAACATGCTCCTAAAATCCCTGCTTCTTGTTATAACTGGCCTCGTTTTACACCAAG ACCCTGTGAATTCTGTGACCGTCACAATACGAGAAAATGTGGTGGTTGGTAAAGCTGGCGCCAGCGTCACGCTCCCCTGCTCGTACAGCACATCCGTTGGTACCAACTTTAACGTTCAATGGAAGTTCGCTCCCGGAAACACTCTGCCCTCAAACGGAAATCAG ATATATTATTATTCAAACGGAGGCTCCTATAAACCTGGATCCCAAGCTGATAGACTGACCATTGTCCATAATCCTCCAACCAGCGGGGACGCCTCAATCCAGCTAAGCAATATCAGGGCGTCCGATAACGGATCTTACGCGTGCGAAGTGAATAACCCGCCTGACTTCTCCGGTACCGGATCAGGGATTGTCCAGCTTACAGTTCTGA CTCCGCCGGGCTCCCCAAGTTGTCAGATGTCCGGGAGCCCCATTGCTGGCAGCGATGTCACCCTACAATGCAGCTCCTCTGGGGGaaatcctcccccaatatatTCCTGGATATTTGTGGGATCTAAGACGCCTTTACTCCCTGGAATGATGGAAA ACCAAAGAACGGGGGCTCTCCTGCTCACCAACCTGTCACAGTCAATCTCGGGCAGCTATAGGTGCACAGCAACTAACGAGCTCGGGCAAGCTACGTGCGACCTCAGCATATCAGTAACAA GCTCCTCGAACTCCGGGGCTATAGCAGGTGCCGTCATAGGAGTCCTCTTGGCGCTGCTCCTCATAGCGGCCATTGTCATTTATTTTCTCCGCTACAGAAAGAAACAAAGGAAAGTTCCAAGGCCAGAATACCGAGGGAGTGAAATAAG GGAGGATGCAACATCCCCAGTGTTACATGAAGATCGTCGAGGACCCCAAACAGACTCCATTTTACATGACACGCGGGACAGAGATGAGAACATCGTTATATAG